The following is a genomic window from Desulfovibrio porci.
CGGGCTCAACGCCACAAGCCCCTACCCCGGCGCACGCTCCGGCGCGCCGAACTTCAGGGGCGGAAATTCCTGCTCGTCCGGCTGAGACGGCGACGCCGGATCCAGGGGGGCAAAATCCTCGCCGCCTTCCCCGGCCGCCCGCGCGGCCATCAGGTCCACCAGGTAAATGCCGCGCATCTCTTCCAGATGCAAGCGCATGGCCTGCTCGGCCAGATCCGGATTCCGTTCTTTCAACGCCTCAAGCACGGCCACATGCGCGGTGTACGAACGTTCGCTCTGCCGCCGCACCTGCATGGAAGCATACAGGGGCGTAATCAGCCAGCCCCCGAAGCCCTCAGCCAGCAGCCCGAGAAAAGGATTACCCATAAATTCCACCAGAGCGCGATGAAAGGCGATATCCGCCTCGGCAAAGGAACGGATCTCCGACCTGTCCAGAAAGTTCCGCTGATTGACGAGGATGTCCCGCAGCGACCTTAACTGGTCGTCCGTCACCTGCCGGGCCAGTTGCCGGGCCACGGAAGTTTCGAAAAAAAGGCGCAGGTCATGGAGCTGCCGCCAGCCGTCCGGCGAACTGGAATAAATCTGCAACGTGGCGCGCATTTCGCCCAGCAGGGGCTTGAGCGTAAGCTTGCAGACCCGGGCGCGCATGCCGGGCGAAATTTCGATCAGACCCATGCGCCCCAAAGCGGACAGGGCCTCGCGCACTGCGGGCCGCCCTACGCCGAACTCCTCCATGAGCTCCCGCTCGGAGGGCAGCTTCTGGCCCTCCTGGTAAACCCCGGCCCGGATATCCTCCAGAAGACAGGTCAATACCTCGGTATGCACACGCGGACGCTGAATATTGCGCCGTCTGTTCCCAAGTATTTCTGTATAGTTGTTTTTCATGCGTATCGTTGGTAAGGTGTGAACAATTGGTGAAAAAAACTATGCCGGCGGGCTTAGTGTGCCCGGCTGGCACGGTTTTGTAAACCCGGCTGAACAAATTCGCAAAAAGGCAAAAGGCCAAAGTTTCTTTGTCCTTTTTTGGTATGACATGTTGACTTGTTAATAGCAATGACCTATTCAGAATGAAACGGCAAAAAGCAGCGCGGTCCGGCCACAAACCGGGCAGGCGGGCATGGCGCAGACGGTTTTGCGCGGCCCGGGCCCCCAAAGGGACCGATCCGCCCCGGAGTACTCCCGAGAGTGAGGAATGCGCGCCGGAACAAATGTCGCTTGATTGACGTGGCAGAGGTTTTTTCAGACGACTTTTATCCACAGGAGTCTTCACATGGCTGTTATGCGTTCTATCTTTTATGTGCCCGGCAACAATCCCAAATTTATTGACAAAGCCCCCAGCATCCCGGCCGACATCATCACGCTCGACCTGGAAGACGCCGTCCCCCCGTCCGAAAAGGAAAACGCCCGTCGGATGATCGTCGAAAACATGAACAAGATCGCCAAGGAAAGCGTGAGCGGCGCTGAAATCTATGTGCGCATCAACAATTGGGAAACCGAAATGACCAATGACGACCTTGAAGCCGTGGTGCAGCCCGGCCTCAACGGCGTCACCCTGGCCAAAACCGGTCATCCCGACGACGTGAAACGTCTGGCCTGGAAGCTGGAAGAACTGGAACGCCGCCGCGGCATGGAAATCGGCTCGGTGAAGATCTCCATGCTGCTCGAAACCGCCAAGGGCATCATGAACGCCTATGAGTGCTGCATGGCCAGCCCGCGCAACGTCAACGCCATCTTCGGCGCCGTGGACTACTGCCGCGACATGCACGTCAAAATCACCAACGAAGCCGTGGAGCAGCTCTGGGGCCGCGCCAAGGTCGCCATCGCCTGCCGCGCCTCCGGCCTTGTGGCCATTGACGCCCCCTTCGTCTCCTTCCAGGATACCGAAGCTTTCGAGCGCAACGTGCGCGACGGCCTGCAGATGGGCTACGGCGGCCGCATGATCATCCATCCCAGCCAGGTGGAGCCCTCCAACCGCCTGTACGCCCCCGACCCGGCCGATGTGGAATGGGCTCGCGGCGTGGTGAAGGTGTTTGAGGAAGAAGGCCTCGCCAAGGGCAAGGCCGCCGTGTCCTACCTGGGCAAGATGGTTGACACGCCCGTGTACGACAACGCTCGCGACATTCTGGCCGCCCAGGCTGAAATCGACGCCAAGAACAACAAATAAAGCGGCCTTGCCGCTTTGGGTTCCGGGCGGCGCGCGCCCGGAACCCCCTCAACCGGGGCCGTCTGATGCGCGAATGCACTGCGACATTCCGGCTCCGCCAACCGGATGCGTCCAAGGAGAACACATGTCTCGGATCAAAAATTTGCGTGAAGAAGCCCTGGCCATGCACAAGGATAACCTGGGGAAAATCGAGGTCCGGGTCAAAGTGCCCGTGCGGGATACCGATGACCTGACGCTGGCCTATTCTCCCGGTGTTGCCGAACCCTGCATGGAAATCAACAAAAACCCCGATATGTTGGACGTCTACACCAACCACTCCAACTTCGTCTGCGTGGTTTCCAACGGCACGGCCGTGCTGGGCCTGGGCGACATCGGCCCCGCGGCGGCCATGCCGGTTATGGAAGGCAAGTCCCTGCTTTTCAAGACCTTCGGCGATGTGGACGCCTTCCCCATTTGCGTCAATACCAAGGACACGCAAAAGATCATCGAGATGATCGAACTCATGGCCCCCACCTTCGGCGGCGTGAACCTTGAAGACATCAAGGCTCCCGAATGCTTCATCATTGAAGACGGCCTCAAGGAACGCGGCATCTTCAAGGGCGCCATTTTCCACGACGACCAGCACGGCACCGCCGTGGTCACCCTGGCGGGCCTGATCAACGCCCTGAAAGTGGTGGGCAAGAAGCTGGAAGACGTCAAGGTGGTCACCAGCGGCGCGGGCGCGGCGGGCATCGCCATCATCAAGCTGCTCATGGCCGTGGGCCTCAAAAATGTGATCATGTGCGACTCCAAGGGCGCCATCTGGGAAGGCCGCCCGGAAGGCATGAATCCCTACAAGGACGAGATCGCCAAGCGCACCAATCCCGGCAAGGTCAAGGGCGGTCTGGCCGAAGCCATCAAGGGCGCGGACGTCTTCATCGGCGTCTCTGCTCCCGACACCCTGAACGAAGATATGATCCGCAGCATGGCCAAGGATCCCATCGTCTTTGCCCAGGCCAACCCCATTCCGGAAATCTGGCCCCTGCAGCGCGCCTATGACGCCGGCGCCAAAGTGGTTTCCACCGGCCGTTCCGACTGCCCGAACCAGATCAACAATGTTCTGGCCTTCCCCGGCATCTTCCGCGGCGCCATCGACGTGCGCGCCACGGACATCAATGACGCCATGAAAATCGCCGCGGCTTACGCCCTGGCCGATCTGGTCAAAGCCGAGGAACTGGGCCCGCAGATGATCATTCCTTCCACTCTCAACCCCGATGTGGCCCCCATGGTCGCCGCGGCTACGGCCAAGGCCGCCATGGACAGCGGCATCGCCCGCGTGAAGATCGACCCCGCTGTTGTGGCGGAAAATTTGCGGAAGCGCCTGGCCAAGCAAGTGCGCGCCTGAGCATCTCGCTCACAAGAAATCCTCTAACCCTGTTGGGGAAAATGTATGTTGAGTGATTCCCTTGCCAAGGAATTCGAGGCCATTGTCGGTAAGGAAAATGTCTTTACCAGTGAAGCGGACCGCCAGAACTATTCGTATGACTCCTGCGTGTGGACTCCGTGCATTCCCGGCGGTGTGGTGCGCCCCACCAACACCGAGCAGCTCGGCCCGATTATCGAGCTCTGCTACAAGGAAGGCATTCCCATGACCGTGCGCGGCGCGGGCACCAACCTTTCCGGCGGCACCATTCCGGACACCACCGATACCATCGTCATCCTGACCACCGCCCTGAACCGCATTCTTGAAATCAACGAGGAAGACCTCTACGCCATCGTGGAACCCGGCGTCATCACCGCCCCCATGGCCGCGACCATCGCCTCCAAGGGCCTTTTCTATCCCCCGGATCCGGGCTCCATGTCCGTGTCCACCATCGGCGGCAACGTGGCCGAAAACTCGGGCGGCCTGCGCGGCCTGAAATACGGCACCACCAAAGATTATGTCATGGGCATGGAAGTCTATGCCAATACCGGCGATCTGGTGCGTTGCGGTTCGCGTTGCGTGAAATGCGCCACCGGCTATGCCATTTCGCCCCTTCTGGTGGGCAGCGAAGGCACCCTGGCCGTTACCAGCCAGGTGACCCTGAAGCTCGTGCCCCCGCCGAAGGCCTCCAAAGCCATGATGGCCCTGTTCACGGACATGCAGTCCGCCTCCAAGGCCGTGGCCGCCATCATCTCCGCCCACGTGGTGCCGTGTACGCTGGAATTCCTGGACCACGCCACCATCAACTACGTGGAAGACTATGTGAAGATTGGTCTGCCCCGCGACGCTGGCGCCATGCTGCTGGTCGAAGTGGACGGCCATCCCGCCCAAGTCGAGGACGACGCCGCCGTGGTGGAAAAGGTGCTCAAGGACTGCGGCTCCACGGAAGTGGTCGTGGCCAAGGACGCCGAACAGAAAAAGAACATCTGGGAAGCCCGCCGCGTGGCCATTCCGGCCCTCGCCCGCGCCAAACCCACCTTTATGATG
Proteins encoded in this region:
- a CDS encoding NAD(P)-dependent malic enzyme, producing MSRIKNLREEALAMHKDNLGKIEVRVKVPVRDTDDLTLAYSPGVAEPCMEINKNPDMLDVYTNHSNFVCVVSNGTAVLGLGDIGPAAAMPVMEGKSLLFKTFGDVDAFPICVNTKDTQKIIEMIELMAPTFGGVNLEDIKAPECFIIEDGLKERGIFKGAIFHDDQHGTAVVTLAGLINALKVVGKKLEDVKVVTSGAGAAGIAIIKLLMAVGLKNVIMCDSKGAIWEGRPEGMNPYKDEIAKRTNPGKVKGGLAEAIKGADVFIGVSAPDTLNEDMIRSMAKDPIVFAQANPIPEIWPLQRAYDAGAKVVSTGRSDCPNQINNVLAFPGIFRGAIDVRATDINDAMKIAAAYALADLVKAEELGPQMIIPSTLNPDVAPMVAAATAKAAMDSGIARVKIDPAVVAENLRKRLAKQVRA
- a CDS encoding HpcH/HpaI aldolase/citrate lyase family protein, with protein sequence MAVMRSIFYVPGNNPKFIDKAPSIPADIITLDLEDAVPPSEKENARRMIVENMNKIAKESVSGAEIYVRINNWETEMTNDDLEAVVQPGLNGVTLAKTGHPDDVKRLAWKLEELERRRGMEIGSVKISMLLETAKGIMNAYECCMASPRNVNAIFGAVDYCRDMHVKITNEAVEQLWGRAKVAIACRASGLVAIDAPFVSFQDTEAFERNVRDGLQMGYGGRMIIHPSQVEPSNRLYAPDPADVEWARGVVKVFEEEGLAKGKAAVSYLGKMVDTPVYDNARDILAAQAEIDAKNNK
- a CDS encoding FAD-binding oxidoreductase, whose protein sequence is MLSDSLAKEFEAIVGKENVFTSEADRQNYSYDSCVWTPCIPGGVVRPTNTEQLGPIIELCYKEGIPMTVRGAGTNLSGGTIPDTTDTIVILTTALNRILEINEEDLYAIVEPGVITAPMAATIASKGLFYPPDPGSMSVSTIGGNVAENSGGLRGLKYGTTKDYVMGMEVYANTGDLVRCGSRCVKCATGYAISPLLVGSEGTLAVTSQVTLKLVPPPKASKAMMALFTDMQSASKAVAAIISAHVVPCTLEFLDHATINYVEDYVKIGLPRDAGAMLLVEVDGHPAQVEDDAAVVEKVLKDCGSTEVVVAKDAEQKKNIWEARRVAIPALARAKPTFMMEDVTVPRSKIPAMIAGLEKIAKDRNVTIATFGHAGDGNLHPGILCDKRDKQEWARVELAVDDLFNLGLELKGTLSGEHGIGLAKKQWLEQETSRGSIMFSRRLRNAFDPKGLFNPEKIVGARG
- a CDS encoding FCD domain-containing protein, which translates into the protein MTCLLEDIRAGVYQEGQKLPSERELMEEFGVGRPAVREALSALGRMGLIEISPGMRARVCKLTLKPLLGEMRATLQIYSSSPDGWRQLHDLRLFFETSVARQLARQVTDDQLRSLRDILVNQRNFLDRSEIRSFAEADIAFHRALVEFMGNPFLGLLAEGFGGWLITPLYASMQVRRQSERSYTAHVAVLEALKERNPDLAEQAMRLHLEEMRGIYLVDLMAARAAGEGGEDFAPLDPASPSQPDEQEFPPLKFGAPERAPG